TGGGAGCAAGAATGGTAGGAGATATCTTAGCCTTAGAGATGGTAGATGTATTTTTAACTACTGAATTTGAAGGCGGGAGACACCAGAAAAGAATAGATCAATTAGAGGGATAGACAGATAAGATTTATATTTAGGAGGTAGAATTTATGAGTACATTATTTACAAAAATAATTAACAGAGAAATTCCAGCATCTATTGTATATGAAACGGATAAGGTGATAGCTTTTAACGATATCAACCCACAGGCACCGGTTCATATTTTAGTGGTTCCCAAAAAAGAGATACCTACATTAAATGACATTGAAAGAAAAGACTGTGAATATCTAATGGAGATGTATGATGCCGTTAAGCAGATAACCAAGGATCTAAATGTTGCTGAAGATGGGTACAGAATAATAACAAATTGTAACAGCCACGGAGGGCAGGAAGTATATCACCTGCACTTTCATATCTTAGCCGGAGAGCATTTGGGCCCTATGAGGAGTATGAGATAGGAAACTATCTTTATAGAATTGAATTAAAAAGAGGGTGATCCAAAAGGGTCACCCTTATTTACTTTTTGATATGTCATCTTAGTATGAAAAAAATCAAAAGTAGAGAAAATAATATTGTAGAAAGAGTTCCTAGAAGAAGAGACGGATAATCCTGCCAGAGTCTGTACCCACAAAGATCGATCCGTCTGGAGCCTCTTTTATAGCCCGTACCCGTTCCTTGCCGAAAGTATCTATCCGCTCCTCCTTCCAGCTTCCATCTTCTTCATAAAGTCTGTTTAGATGAGTCAGTTTAAGGGCTCCT
This sequence is a window from Psychrilyobacter piezotolerans. Protein-coding genes within it:
- a CDS encoding histidine triad nucleotide-binding protein; this translates as MSTLFTKIINREIPASIVYETDKVIAFNDINPQAPVHILVVPKKEIPTLNDIERKDCEYLMEMYDAVKQITKDLNVAEDGYRIITNCNSHGGQEVYHLHFHILAGEHLGPMRSMR